A single region of the Lycium barbarum isolate Lr01 chromosome 2, ASM1917538v2, whole genome shotgun sequence genome encodes:
- the LOC132628669 gene encoding uncharacterized protein LOC132628669, protein MYNTIRKANSNADWTIVEMIIAGFTGQLKGWWDNYLTQDHRNRILSAVKDEPGTARTTPGQNVVYSLVINIIEYFSGRWSDNSENIRTMLQNLRCKTLTSFRWYKDVFLSRAMELPECNNTHWMSKFMDGLPSLFAERVRKALRKGETNIKYDDEYTYGKLIGHYYKDCKVKQKINSLNIDEELKDTLSKLLLNSELEDSGVDPDTSENSTSNEDLKVLENESYISSDSNEECAPYQIRQPCSSKGNKVEE, encoded by the exons ATGTACAACACAATTCGTAAAGCAAATAGTAACGCCGATTGGACTATTGTTGAGATGATTATTGCTGGCTTTACTGGCCAATTGAAAGGAtggtgggataattatttaaCCCAAGACCATCGTAATAGGATTTTAAGTGCTGTCAAAGATGAACCAGGTACAGCACGAACAACCCCAGGACAGAATGTTGTCTACTCTTTGGTTATTAATATAATAGAATATTTCTCTGGAAGATGGTCTGATAATAGTGAAAACATTAGGACTATGCTTCAGAATTTAAGGTGCAAAACCCTTACATCATTTAGATGGTACAAGGATGTATTCCTTAGTAGGGCCATGGAGTTACCTGAGTGTAACAACACCCATTGGATGTCCAAGTTTATGGATGGACTGCCTAGTCTCTTTGCAGAAAGAGTTAGGAAAGCTCTTAGAAAAGGAGAAACCAACATCAAATATGATGATGAATACACTTATGGCAAGTTAATAG GTCATTATTATAAAGATTGCAAGGTCAAGCAAAAGATTAATAGTCTTAATATTGATGAAGAGTTAAAGGACACATTGTCCAAATTGTTATTGAATTCAGAACTAGAAGATTCGGGTGTTGATCCAGATACATCAGAGAATTCAACTTCAAATGAAGATCTCAAAGTTCTTGAAAATGAGAGTTATATCTCTTCGGATTCTAATGAGGAATGTGCTCCTTATCAAATAAGACAGCCTTGTTCTAGTAAAGGCAACAAGGTAGAAGAGTaa